The genomic stretch GGCGCACTTCGGGCTCCGAATAACGCATCGTGTCGAAACCTTCCTTCGAACCGGCAAAGAGGCCATCCGGCGCTTCGCGTACGCCGCGCGGCGAGCCGAAGTAGATGTCGCCGTTCAGTTCGCGCACGATCAGGATATCGAGGCCCGAGACGATTTCCGGCTTCAGCGAAGAAGCGCCCGTCAGTTGCGGATAGCAGATCGCCGGACGGAAGTTCGCGAACAATTGCAGGTGCTTGCGCAAACCGAGAATCGCCTGCTCCGGACGCAGCGCGCGTTCGAGCGTGTCGTATTTCCAGTCGCCAACGGCGCCGAACAGGATCGCATCGGCTTCCTTCGCCAGCGCGAGCGTCGAATCGGGCAGCGGATGACCCTTCGCTTCGTAGCCTGCGCCGCCAACCGGCGCCTCTTCGAGTTCGAACTTTTCGCCGAGCACGTTCAGGACCTTGACGGCCTCCTTGACGATTTCGGGACCGATGCCGTCGCCCGGCAAGACTGCGATCTTCATGCGAATTTCCTTGATGATTTTCTTCGAGACTTCTGAGCTTGAATCAGCGAACGGGATCTAGGCCCTTACGCCTTTTTAGCCGACGATGCGGTGATTGAGCCACGGCTGCTTCGCGATCCGCTCCGCTTCGAACTGGCGAATCTTGTCCGCGTGGCGCAGCGTGAGGCCGATATCGTCGAAGCCGTTCAGCAGGCAGTATTTACGGAAACCCGCGACCTCGAACGGATATTCGGTGCCGTCGCCGACGCGCACGACTTGCGCTTCAAGGTCGATCGTCAGCTGGAAGCCGTTGAACGCGTACGTTTCGTTGAACAGGTGATCGACTTGCTGTTCGCTCAGCACGATCGGCAGCAGGCCGTTCTTGAAGCAGTTGTTGTAGAAAATATCCGCGAAGCTCGGCGCGAGCAGCGCACGGAAACCGTATTGCTGCAACGCCCACGGCGCGTGCTCACGCGAGCTGCCGCAGCCGAAGTTCTTGCGCGCCAGCAACACCGACGCGCCTTGATAGCGCGGCTGGTTCAGCACGAAATCCGGATTCAGCGGACGCTTCGAATTGTCCTGACCCGGTTCGCCGTGGTCGAGGTAACGCCATTCATCGAACGCGTTCGGCCCGAAACCCGTGCGCTTGATCGACTTCAGGAACTGCTTCGGAATGATCGCGTCCGTATCGACGTTCTCGCGATCGAGCGGCGCCACGACGCCGGTGTGTACGATGAATTTATCCATGACGCTTGCGCCTGTTTCAAGACCGGGCGATGCGCGTGGCAGCCGCAAAGCTACCCGCCGCATCGCCGGCAAAAATCGAAAACCGCTTATTTGTCAGCGTGGTTGCTGATCGAATTGCCGAGGTGCGACATGTCCTCGCCGAATCCGTGTACCGTATTGCAGCCGGCCAGACCGAACAGCAACCCAGCCAACGTACCGAGCGCGAAGCGGCGCAATAGAGTGGTGCGATTCATGTTCTTCATCATGCGAATTATCCGAGCTTGCGAATATCGACAAAATGCCCTTCGATGGCCGCAGCGGCAGCCATTGCGGGGCTCACGAGGTGGGTACGGCCACCGGCGCCCTGACGACCTTCAAAGTTACGATTCGACGTGGACGCGCAACGTTCGCCCGGATCCAACCGGTCGGCGTTCATTGCGAGGCACATCGAGCAACCCGGTTCACGCCATTCGAACCCGGCATCGGTAAAGACCTTGTCGAGGCCCTCACGTTCCGCCTGGGCTTTCACGAGACCCGAACCCGGCACGACCATCGCCAAACGGATATTCGATGCGACGCGGCGGCCGAGCTTCTTCACGACGTATGCCGCAGCGCGAATGTCTTCAATGCGCGCGTTGGTGCACGACCCAATGAAGATTTTATCCGGCTTGATGGATTCGATCGGCGCATTCGGTTCGAGCGCCATGTACTTCAACGCGCGTTCCATCGCGTCGCGCTTGACCGGATCTTTTTCGCGTTCCGGATCCGGCACCCGGCCGTCGATCGCCGTGACCATTTCCGGCGACGTGCCCCACGTGACTTGCGGCACGATCTCAGCCGCGTTCAGTTCGACCACGCGATCGAATTGCGCGCCTTCGTCCGACTTGAACTGCTTCCAGTACTCGACCGCGTGATCCCACTCGACGCCTTCCGGCGAGAACGGACGGCCCTTCAGGTAATCGATCGTGACGTCGTCCACAGCAACCATGCCGGCGCGCGCGCCCGCTTCGATCGCCATGTTGCAGACCGTCATACGGCCTTCCATCGACAGCGCGCAAATCGTCGAGCCGCCGAATTCGATCGCGTAGCCGGTGCCGCCCGCCGTGCCGATCTTGCCGATGATCGCGAGCACGATGTCTTTTGCGGTACAACCGCGCGGCAACGGGCCTTCGACCTTCACCAGCATGTTCTTGCTCTTCTTCTGCAAGAGCGTTTGCGTGGCCAGCACGTGCTCGACTTCCGACGTGCCGATGCCATGCGCCAGCGCGCCGAACGCGCCGTGCGTGGAGGTGTGCGAATCGCCGCAGACGATCGTCATGCCCGGCAGCGTGGCGCCCTGCTCCGGCCCGATGATGTGCACGATGCCCTGACGCAGGTCGTTCATCTTGAACTGCGTGATGCCGTAGGCGTCGCAGTTGCTGTCGAGCGTATCGACCTGCAGCTTCGAGACCGGATCGGCGATGCCGTGGCTGCGATCCGTGGTGGGCACATTGTGATCGGAGACCGCCAGATTCGCGCTGATGCGCCAGACCGGACGCTCAGCGAGCTTCAGGCCTTCGAACGCCTGCGGGCTGGTGACTTCGTGCAGCAGGTGGCGGTCGATATAGAGAATCGTCGTACCGTCTTCTTCCGTGTGGACCACGTGTGTGTTCCACAATTTGTCGTAGAGAGTCTGTGCCATGGTATGCGGGGTAGGAATGACTGCGGGCTGACTGTGTCGGTCGATTATGCCACGCGGCAGCCCGCTTTGGGCCCCTCCACCAGGGAGAAAACCGATAAAAAACAGGGAGTTGGGTGGTAGTGGCGATACCTGTATGGGTGTTACCCGGCATGGGATTTCGTGACGATGGCAGCGGTAAAAACATGGCGCGCCGGCCAAAGAACAAGGCGGAAGCGGCCAGCCCTGGTGAAACCGGTCACGCGGCTAACGCCGGGAAAGTGTCTAAACATCGCCCGAGGCAGTTCGCCAACCTCGTACCAGAAACGATTTTCGACGTAATCGAAGCTGAAGCGAAAACCGTGTTGGACGAGGAGAGTGAATCGAATGAGGAGATGGGGCATACACCGGACAACGCCTAGTCCGCGGCATGCGGGCTCCATCCCCCACACCTAGCGTGCCAGCTCGAAGCCGAGTTGCGCGCGGCCGAGCGGCGTTAAGTCGCTTTCCCGCGCGCGCCCGACAAAGTCAGTCTCGAAGTGACCCGCAGGAAAATCCTGCGGACTTTCGCCACGCAGGAAGCTCGGCAACTGGCGCTTCAAATACGGTATCGCCGAACTGTGCGACGTGGCGAATCT from Paraburkholderia sp. IMGN_8 encodes the following:
- a CDS encoding entericidin A/B family lipoprotein is translated as MMKNMNRTTLLRRFALGTLAGLLFGLAGCNTVHGFGEDMSHLGNSISNHADK
- the leuC gene encoding 3-isopropylmalate dehydratase large subunit; the encoded protein is MAQTLYDKLWNTHVVHTEEDGTTILYIDRHLLHEVTSPQAFEGLKLAERPVWRISANLAVSDHNVPTTDRSHGIADPVSKLQVDTLDSNCDAYGITQFKMNDLRQGIVHIIGPEQGATLPGMTIVCGDSHTSTHGAFGALAHGIGTSEVEHVLATQTLLQKKSKNMLVKVEGPLPRGCTAKDIVLAIIGKIGTAGGTGYAIEFGGSTICALSMEGRMTVCNMAIEAGARAGMVAVDDVTIDYLKGRPFSPEGVEWDHAVEYWKQFKSDEGAQFDRVVELNAAEIVPQVTWGTSPEMVTAIDGRVPDPEREKDPVKRDAMERALKYMALEPNAPIESIKPDKIFIGSCTNARIEDIRAAAYVVKKLGRRVASNIRLAMVVPGSGLVKAQAEREGLDKVFTDAGFEWREPGCSMCLAMNADRLDPGERCASTSNRNFEGRQGAGGRTHLVSPAMAAAAAIEGHFVDIRKLG
- the leuD gene encoding 3-isopropylmalate dehydratase small subunit; the encoded protein is MDKFIVHTGVVAPLDRENVDTDAIIPKQFLKSIKRTGFGPNAFDEWRYLDHGEPGQDNSKRPLNPDFVLNQPRYQGASVLLARKNFGCGSSREHAPWALQQYGFRALLAPSFADIFYNNCFKNGLLPIVLSEQQVDHLFNETYAFNGFQLTIDLEAQVVRVGDGTEYPFEVAGFRKYCLLNGFDDIGLTLRHADKIRQFEAERIAKQPWLNHRIVG